The following are from one region of the Acetonema longum DSM 6540 genome:
- a CDS encoding c-type cytochrome translates to GIAMTKFYGFFSLLLLIIGLFAFLVYHSILISSSQHPIPADAIAGKTVFQKKACIECHTIFGNGGYMGGDLTKIYGQKGEEAITRYLTDPPFLSGAKSMRHDRLNPTEAEAMAAYLRFLNSIDTAGWPPHNVKNTPVGGK, encoded by the coding sequence GGTATTGCTATGACCAAATTTTACGGATTTTTCAGTCTCTTATTGCTAATAATCGGTCTCTTTGCCTTCCTGGTTTACCACTCCATTCTTATATCTTCCTCCCAGCATCCCATCCCGGCTGACGCGATCGCTGGTAAAACCGTCTTTCAAAAGAAAGCCTGCATTGAGTGTCATACCATTTTCGGCAACGGTGGCTATATGGGGGGGGATCTTACCAAGATTTACGGTCAAAAAGGGGAAGAAGCCATTACCAGATACTTGACAGATCCGCCGTTCCTAAGCGGTGCCAAATCCATGCGCCATGACCGGCTGAACCCAACGGAAGCCGAGGCAATGGCAGCTTACCTCCGTTTTTTAAATAGCATCGATACTGCCGGCTGGCCGCCGCACAATGTGAAGAACACTCCTGTCGGCGGGAAGTAA